Within the Malus sylvestris chromosome 4, drMalSylv7.2, whole genome shotgun sequence genome, the region TCTACAAACTTCCAAATTGTCGATCGCGACCCTTTGTCCTGGCTACTAAAGCACGAGTTCGTTATTATGGGTAGTTCCTACAAAGGATAGGACTAATGACGTATACAATACCTGAATTCTCAATATAGGATGCTACATAGTTGGTTCTCATCCTTCAGATACTACGGGACAAAAGGTGAATTTATTGAGCAAATCAAACTTATTCAATTTTATCGAACTTTAAACCTCCACCACTTAATCGAATCCTTATTTCTTTACTGTTTGCACTATATATCGATATTTAGAAGCTTCTGCAGAGAAGCCATATCTTCATCGCCATTGCCGACAAAGATGCTGGAAGGAAAAGCTGAGGTGCGGGAAACAGATATGCCAGATGACATGCAGAGCCATGCCATGGAGTTGGCTTACAAGGCTCTTGATCTCCATGAAGTTTCTGATTTCCGATCCGTTGCTCACTATATCAAACAGGTTCGATTATATTTATCCACAAAGCTTTTTGGTTCGAGTTATATTCTAATTTGATATAAACCAAACTACGGAGAGGACAACTGCGTGCAGAAGAGATGAGTACGCTCTTAAGCCCGGGTCCGGGTCTACACCGGAAAATTAAATAATCTTCACTTGTTGATTACGTAAGATATTCTTCTTAAACAGCAGAAAAGAAGGATTGCAAAGTGGTTTTTTGATTGTCATCATATCTAATTATGTGATTAAGTTTTAAATTGTCACTAGGCAACCGAGATTAATTATGTGATTAAAAGGATTCAAACGCTAACTTTTGCAGCAAGGCATAGTGGCAGTGATTATTCCGAAAGGGGTATAACTTCCTTTCTGTTAGGAGAAAAAGCTTAATCTTTTTAGTTaagctaattaattaaaaaggttCTGGATGCTATAGGTTTGATTTGGTGTGCTACTTTTTTCCTATTTGTGTACTGGTTTGAATAGGATATTAGGTTTTGCTTTAGAGCTGAATCTCACGTGTGAAAGCTAAAAGCATATATTCCCCCTTCTACTTTATTACACTTCCCCAATTATGCGGGTAATATGTATGAAGGAACTCCGACCACGTTATTTGTAGGGCATCTTTGACGAAAACATGTGGTTTTCGACATTTAATCCCTCATGACCACACACAATGGTCACACCTGGTGAGAGAATTGTCATAGTCAAACAACCTACCAAAGGGAGTTAAAGTGGCAAACCGGAAGTTTTCTGCTAACGGAACTGAGTTTTTATCTTATGTGCTACATTGTTTGTGAATTCTAGCTTATAACACTCGGTTCTGCTAAACAGAAATTTGATGAAGCATATGGCACTGCCTGGCACTGTGTAGTGGGTAAAAACTTTGGGTCCTGCATCACACATTTGAGTGGAAGTTTCATTTTCTTCCATGTAGAGACGACGGAGTTCCTCGTGTTCAAGGATTGCAAAAACTCCACTGAAAGCAGGGAAGAAGGTATTGGAGTGTTGCAGATTGAAAGCCCAGAAAGTGATGCATAAGATCAACTACTACCAAGGCAAGCTGGAACTCGGCAAACGCTAGTTGTTTTTCGATTCTCGAACGAAATCAAATCTTATCGAACTAGCAAGTCCAAATAACAATGGTCACTTTCATGCCACAGCTATGTTAGTGTTCAGCTACAGCCGGCGGCACGAATCATATGCCTTGCCAGTTGCCAttctatttgttttttgttttttgtcttctCAGTTTATGGATTCAGATACAGGAAAATTATTCCATTCTGGTACCTTaacaaaaatttgatttaaaaattgttATGTACCGCGATTCCTTTTCGTGTAGATACAGTAGATATGACCAACATTTCAAGCATGTTTCATGTCATAAACGTCAAGCATGATTTTTTTATCGTAAATGGTTTTTAAAATTGACATAACTCATCTTTTTTGTccttaaattgaaaattaatcaattatgttttttatattttttgaagtGAGGTCAGATATTCATTGAATAGAGAAATACGTACAAAACTGAGGATAGGGGC harbors:
- the LOC126617804 gene encoding uncharacterized protein LOC126617804: MLEGKAEVRETDMPDDMQSHAMELAYKALDLHEVSDFRSVAHYIKQKFDEAYGTAWHCVVGKNFGSCITHLSGSFIFFHVETTEFLVFKDCKNSTESREEGIGVLQIESPESDA